One Paroedura picta isolate Pp20150507F chromosome 16, Ppicta_v3.0, whole genome shotgun sequence genomic region harbors:
- the LOC143825738 gene encoding alpha-N-acetylneuraminide alpha-2,8-sialyltransferase-like → MYLDMRLGKRNLGLGISMIFLVSLTLSLMRRTARYQAMPQALAKCWKLKGLFGTGNLSEQSVLLPMTARDEELVRAIATSPVPEKDKKILEHLLLAQECPWEPNATAVTWYRTGLGTCCNASHWLAITKENTPLGSDILLDGNKGKKMRVEASLIELLPERSPISGVLYDHCAVVGNGGNLRNSSCGQEIDQADLIVRFNMPPMNYSEDIGTKTSLFTINPSIINNRFNKLQARRRPFVDALRPYRHALAFIPGFSFQGQSDLAYQALYAMEDFGTGQQAYFLNPHYMSALGRYWKGQGLEPNRLSSGFMLVSVALEFCKRITLYGFWPFANDLAGRPIPHHYYDNNLPKPGMHAMNREFSYYLKMYAQGVLRLRLGKCQ, encoded by the exons ATGTACCTTGACATGCGGCTTGGGAAACGGAACTTGGGGCTGGGCATCAGCATGATCTTCCTCGTCAGCCTCACGCTTTCATTGATGCGGAGGACAGCCAG ATACCAAGCTATGCCGCAAGCCTTAGCCAAGTGCTGGAAACTGAAAGGGTTGTTTGGGACTGGAAATCTGTCAGAACA GAGTGTCCTCCTTCCTATGACGGCCAGAGATGAGGAGCTGGTTCGTGCCATTGCGACGTCGCCTGTACCGGAAAAAGACAAAAAGATTTTGGAGCATTTGCTGTTAGCGCAAGAATGCCCCTGGGAGCCCAATGCTACGGCAGTGACCTGGTACAG GACAGGACTGGGCACATGCTGCAATGCTTCTCACTGGCTAGCCATCACCAAGGAAAATACCCCTCTGGGGTCAGACATCCTCTTGGATGGGAACAAAGGCAAGAAGATGAGAGTAGAAGCTTCTCTGATCGAACTCCTGCCGGAG AGATCACCGATCTCGGGCGTTCTCTATGACCACTGTGCAGTGGTAGGAAATGGCGGAAACCTCCGGAATAGCAGCTGCGGGCAGGAAATTGACCAGGCAGATTTAATAGTGAG GTTTAACATGCCTCCTATGAACTATTCTGAAGATATAGGAACCAAGACCAGCCTGTTTACCATAAACCCCAGCATAATTAACAACAG GTTCAACAAGCTGCAGGCCCGCAGGAGACCTTTCGTAGACGCCCTGCGGCCTTACAGGCACGCCCTCGCCTTCATTCCCGGCTTCTCGTTCCAGGGCCAGAGCGACCTCGCGTACCAAGCTCTGTATGCCATGGAGGATTTTGGCACGGGGCAGCAGGCTTACTTCCTGAACCCACACTATATGAGCGCCCTGGGAAGATACTGGAAAGGCCAGGGCCTTGAGCCCAATCGCCTCTCCTCCGGGTTCATGCTCGTCAGCGTGGCCTTGGAGTTCTGCAAGCGCATCACCCTCTACGGCTTCTGGCCTTTTGCGAACGACCTGGCCGGACGGCCGATACCGCATCACTATTACGACAACAATCTGCCCAAACCTGGGATGCATGCTATGAACCGCGAGTTCTCTTACTACCTCAAAATGTACGCCCAAGGTGTGCTACGATTACGACTGGGGAAATGCCAGTGA
- the LOC143825741 gene encoding snaclec rhodocetin subunit delta-like isoform X2 has product MATHLARLVTVILVLRGSVTAGSEEILWRVKRDSSEESASSSSSSPSASTCPCTQGCCERGWFQYRDACYKAVFESKMWHDAEEHCLAHESHLASIHSHEEDNFILHVMRNQRSYWIGAQGTRQGNEWQWTWTDQSPFEYKASVTICGFNEHCYLTAGRINDQGTIAWRQHFSHTKHSFICKYMLA; this is encoded by the exons ATGGCCACCCATCTGGCCAGACTTGTGACTGTCATTCTCGTGCTCAGAGGCAGTGTCACGGCAG GATCCGAAGAGATCCTGTGGAGGGTAAAGAGGGACAGCAGTGAGGAaagcgcctcctcctcctcctcctcaccctcaG CCTCTACCTGCCCCTgcacgcagggttgttgtgaacgaGGCTGGTTCCAGTACAGGGATGCCTGCTACAAAGCTGTATTCGAATCCAAAATGTGGCACGATGCTGAg GAGCATTGCTTGGCACACGAGTCGCATCTGGCCTCCATTCACAGCCACGAGGAAGACAACTTCATCCTCCATGTGATGAGGAATCAAAGGTCCTACTGGATTGGAGCTCAGGGGACCAGGCAG GGTAATGAATGGCAGTGGACGTGGACCGATCAGTCACCGTTCGAGTATAAGGCATCCGTAACAATCTGTGGTTTCAACGAACACTGTTATTTAACAGCCGGGCGAATTAACGATCAAG GTACCATCGCCTGGAGGCAACATTTTAGCCATACAAAACACTCATTCATCTGCAAATACATGCTGGCATGA
- the LOC143825741 gene encoding snaclec rhodocetin subunit delta-like isoform X1 produces the protein MNPQCSLCLNQILVLCTMQILAIWRRECCDRERGSLFTAVETCWRVFFFLFSGSEEILWRVKRDSSEESASSSSSSPSASTCPCTQGCCERGWFQYRDACYKAVFESKMWHDAEEHCLAHESHLASIHSHEEDNFILHVMRNQRSYWIGAQGTRQGNEWQWTWTDQSPFEYKASVTICGFNEHCYLTAGRINDQGTIAWRQHFSHTKHSFICKYMLA, from the exons ATGAATCCCCAGTGCTCTCTCTGTCTCAACCAGATCCTGGTTTTGTGTACCATGCAAATTCTTGCCATTTGGAGAAGGGAATGTTGTGATCGGGAAAGGGGGTCCCTTTTTACAGCCGTGGAAACCTGCTGGAGggtgttcttcttcttgttctcagGATCCGAAGAGATCCTGTGGAGGGTAAAGAGGGACAGCAGTGAGGAaagcgcctcctcctcctcctcctcaccctcaG CCTCTACCTGCCCCTgcacgcagggttgttgtgaacgaGGCTGGTTCCAGTACAGGGATGCCTGCTACAAAGCTGTATTCGAATCCAAAATGTGGCACGATGCTGAg GAGCATTGCTTGGCACACGAGTCGCATCTGGCCTCCATTCACAGCCACGAGGAAGACAACTTCATCCTCCATGTGATGAGGAATCAAAGGTCCTACTGGATTGGAGCTCAGGGGACCAGGCAG GGTAATGAATGGCAGTGGACGTGGACCGATCAGTCACCGTTCGAGTATAAGGCATCCGTAACAATCTGTGGTTTCAACGAACACTGTTATTTAACAGCCGGGCGAATTAACGATCAAG GTACCATCGCCTGGAGGCAACATTTTAGCCATACAAAACACTCATTCATCTGCAAATACATGCTGGCATGA
- the LOC143826374 gene encoding extracellular calcium-sensing receptor-like, whose protein sequence is MVFATEEINQDPALLPNITLGFQIFDSCCSVSRALLGTVQFLTGLPKAIPNFRCRRDPLPAGVIAEAGITESRAIARLLDLSRYPQISYFPTGPGTKDGSRFLSFFRTVPSNHLQALSLARLVIHFAWTWIGLLSEDSENGKQGAEVVQEQILKKGVCVAFEYTLPVVPNLTITERVVKIIAGSKARVIVSFCGIEVLPVLAELYRQGVRGRLWLYSESMSRIALFKKHAVQMLQGSLAVMPHKEVVPGLRDYILRLRPSNSPEDVFFQEFWSEVFHCWWDASSGERTDLCTGEESLGNGTNAFLSMPGFGLAFNVHDAVYAIAHALQDMVRKEPRGPKPFRNRAQVGIRGLEPWKLLQYLRKVHFKNKASAEVFFDEHGDLPGYLDVFNTRFFSEEDFSIVLVGRIAFSPSPSKELEINDSAILWAGGGTKIPVSVCTQSCPRGSHRAEVPYKATCCFVCVPCASGEISNQTGSSVCIRCPEDQWPDEGQTRCMPKRELYLPFHEPLGAGLAGASVCGSLLPILTLALFVTHRDSPLVRANSRELSYLLLAGLTVSFLSCLLFLGRPTRRSCFLRPVVFGPTFALCLSCLLAKTLMVVAAFRATDPGSRMRQWLDTRTARAVVLGGCFPQLLLCTVWLAVSPPSPGKDTSSVPHDVTLLCNEGSVAAFWAMLFYLGLLGGLSLVGAFLARNLPDAFNEAWLIGFSLLGCLGVWLAFVPAYLTAREWHTAATESFAVLGSSAAVFIGMFVPKCFILLWHPELNTRGHLMRKGKGPTI, encoded by the exons ATGGTCTTCGCCACCGAGGAAATCAACCAGGACCCCGCCCTCTTGCCCAACATCACGCTTGGTTTCCAGATCTTCGATTCGTGCTGCTCCGTCTCCCGGGCTCTCCTGGGCACTGTGCAGTTCCTCACAGGCCTTCCGAAAGCCATTCCAAACTTCCGTTGCCGGCGGGACCCTCTGCCTGCCGGGGTGATAGCGGAGGCTGGCATCACGGAGTCCAGAGCCATCGCCAGGTTGCTGGATCTCAGCAGGTACCCTCAG ATCAGCTACTTTCCTACCGGTCCGGGGACGAAGGACGGCTCCCGGTTCCTGTCTTTCTTCCGCACGGTGCCCAGCAACCATCTCCAGGCTCTCAGCCTAGCTCGGCTAGTGATCCATTTTGCTTGGACGTGGATCGGGCTGCTCAGCGAAGACTCGGAAAACGGGAAGCAGGGCGCCGAGGTGGTGCAGGAACAGATCCTCAAGAAGGGTGTTTGTGTCGCCTTCGAATACACACTTCCGGTCGTGCCTAACCTGACCATCACTGAGAGAGTGGTCAAAATCATTGCAGGCTCCAAGGCTCGTGTTATTGTGTCATTCTGCGGCATCGAGGTGTTACCCGTATTGGCTGAATTGTACAGGCAGGGAGTCAGAGGACGGCTGTGGTTGTACTCGGAGTCCATGAGCCGGATTGCCCTCTTCAAGAAGCACGCCGTTCAAATGTTACAGGGCTCGCTGGCTGTCATGCCCCACAAAGAAGTGGTTCCAGGCCTGCGGGATTATATCCTCCGTCTCCGTCCTTCTAATTCCCCGGAAGACGTCTTTTTCCAAGAATTCTGGAGCGAGGTCTTCCATTGCTGGTGGGACGCAAGCTCTGGAGAGAGAACCGATCTCTGCACAGGGGAGGAGAGCTTGGGGAACGGGACGAACGCCTTTCTCAGCATGCCCGGCTTTGGCCTGGCGTTCAACGTCCACGACGCGGTCTACGCCATCGCCCACGCCTTGCAGGACATGGTGCGGAAGGAGCCGAGAGGACCGAAGCCCTTTAGAAACCGGGCTCAAGTGGGAATTCGTGGTCTCGAGCCCTGGAAG CTGCTGCAGTATTTGAGGAAAGTCCATTTCAAGAACAAGGCAAGCGCAGAAGTCTTTTTTGATGAACACGGCGACCTTCCGGGCTATTTAGACGTCTTCAATACGCGTTTCTTCTCTGAGGAAGACTTCAGTATTGTGCTGGTGGGACGGATTGCCTTCAGCCCTTCGCCAAGCAAAGAGCTGGAGATTAATGACAGCGCCATCTTGTGGGCTGGAGGTGGTACAAAG ATCCCCGTCTCCGTGTGCACGCAAAGCTGCCCAAGAGGCTCGCATAGAGCTGAGGTTCCCTACAAAGCGACCTGCTGTTTTGTCTGTGTTCCGTGTGCAAGCGGGGAAATCTCAAACCAGACTG GCTCGTCCGTCTGCATTAGGTGCCCGGAAGACCAGTGGCCAGACGAAGGGCAAACACGGTGCATGCCCAAAAGAGAACTCTACCTTCCTTTCCACGAGCCCCTGGGAGCCGGCTTGGCCGGCGCCTCCGTCTGcggctcccttctgcccatcttGACCCTCGCCCTCTTCGTCACCCACCGGGACTCCCCGCTGGTCCGAGCCAACAGCCGTGAACTCAGTTACTTGCTTCTGGCAGGGCTGACCGTCAGCTTCCTCAGCTGCCTGCTATTTCTGGGCCGACCCACCCGTCGCAGCTGCTTCTTGCGTCCGGTGGTCTTCGGGCCGACCTTCGCCCTCTGCCTCTCCTGCCTCCTGGCCAAGACGCTGATGGTGGTGGCCGCGTTCAGGGCCACCGACCCCGGCAGCCGCATGAGGCAGTGGCTCGACACCCGCACGGCCCGGGCGGTGGTCCTGGGGGGCTGCTTCCCCCAGCTCCTGTTGTGCACGGTGTGGCTAGCCGTGTCCCCTCCCTCTCCCGGGAAAGACACATCCTCCGTCCCCCACGACGTGACACTGCTGTGCAACGAAGGCTCGGTGGCCGCGTTCTGGGCCATGCTCTTCTACCTGGGCCTGTTGGGCGGGCTCAGTTTGGTCGGGGCCTTCTTGGCACGGAACCTCCCTGACGCCTTCAACGAGGCCTGGCTCATCGGCTTCAGCTTGCTGGGGTGCCTCGGCGTCTGGCTGGCGTTTGTGCCCGCCTACCTCACGGCACGGGAGTGGCACACGGCAGCCACGGAGTCCTTCGCCGTCCTAGGCTCCAGCGCAGCCGTCTTTATCGGGATGTTTGTTCCCAAGTGCTTCATCCTTTTGTGGCACCCGGAACTGAACACCcggggccacctcatgaggaaagGAAAAGGCCCCACCATTTAA